The following coding sequences lie in one Deltaproteobacteria bacterium genomic window:
- a CDS encoding formin-like protein 18, with protein MGRVLQVRVSAFTYSEDDVRKAWPVLWRWAFEETKPGFPHEMKGVLELVRALEDLYRFGDIPSALREVLEKDLPRAVRGVEALEQELGNWNARGANTATDAIEDSLTELEKHAPKP; from the coding sequence ATGGGCCGCGTATTGCAGGTGCGGGTGTCCGCGTTTACCTACAGCGAGGACGATGTGCGCAAGGCCTGGCCCGTGTTGTGGCGCTGGGCCTTCGAGGAGACCAAGCCGGGCTTTCCCCACGAGATGAAGGGCGTGCTCGAACTTGTCAGGGCCTTGGAGGACCTGTATCGGTTCGGAGACATTCCTTCCGCCTTGCGCGAGGTGCTGGAAAAGGATCTGCCTCGGGCCGTGCGCGGTGTCGAGGCCTTGGAACAGGAGCTGGGGAACTGGAATGCGCGCGGCGCCAATACCGCCACGGACGCCATCGAGGACAGCTTGACCGAGTTGGAAAAACATGCGCCCAAACCATGA